A window of Exiguobacterium sp. Helios genomic DNA:
AACCGGAGCACACGCATTCTATATGGGAGAAGATAAACAAATCGATTTGGTCCTGACAAAGACATTGTAAAACGAAACGAACTCATATCAGTCAAAAATAGCAAGCCCTCAAAAACCCCTCCCGGATCATGGCATCGGGAGGTTTTAGTATAAGACATAGTATTTATCTGACACTCCCACCACTGAAGCAGTGGGCTTCCTGGCCTTAAATACTGTGATATAACAGTCAGCTTAGAAGAATTTGTTCCAGCTCTTTTTTCTGCCGGAAATGGTGCCGGGTATGCATTTCGATCAGTTGATACCATTCCTGCGCATTCAACGAACCGAAACCACCGTGTCTTGTTTTCCGTTGCGGTTCGATGTGATCGAGCCGTTTCGACCAGTCTTCCATCCGTTCAATCAGTTCAAGCAGACGTTCTTTTAAGCGATTCCGGCTGTCCGTATTGTCCGGCGGGGCGTTCATCTCGTCCGGCAGTCTGATTTTGACGGATGGAAAGGCATTTTGACGGAATAATTCTTCTCCGAACGGTGTTTTACCGTCCGCTGTATCGGTCGTCAGCGAAGCACAGATTTCGACTTCGTCCATATATTCATGGGCGACAAGTAAAATATGATCATACATTTGACTAAGCGACCAGACACCGGGTTGCGAAATGTAATGTAATTCGGTTTCGGTATACCGGTCCAGTTCGTGATGCAGATACAACAGGCAGTCGATTCCCGTCATGTAAATCCCTCCTTCAGCGGATACCCATTTTCTTGACTATAACATGTCCGCTTGTCGCCTGGACGAAAAAAAAACAGGGCAACAAGGAATCATTCCCCGTTGACCTGTCCGGTTCAAGATGCTTTGATTTCGTCGTCGACCGTCATCGCATACAGCGCTTGTTTGGTCCGTTTAAAGACGATCGGTAACGACACGAGACTAATCAGTAAAAAGCCGAGCGAGCAGACGATATAGGTTGACCGGATTGAAAACGTTTCGGCTAAAAGACCGATTGACAACGTCAGTCCGATGATCAAGATGGATTCCGCGACATTGATGACGCCGGAGAACCGTCCCATGATCGAAACGGGAACATTGTTTTGATAAAACGACAAGAATCCGGTATTCGCGAACGATAACGCAAACGTCAGCAGGAAAAAACCGATTGCCGCGAAACTGAAATCGGTCGCTGTCGCAAAGATGAGATAGCCGACCGGTGTCGTGATGGCTCCGAAGCCGATCAAGAATCGTAGGCTGAGCCATTTCGTACACATCGCGTTAATGGTTGAACCGGCAATGATGCCGAGCCCGGCGATACTGACGAGAAAGCCGTATGTACTCTCGGAAAAATCAAGAACCTGGGTCGCGAACGTTGCTTCGAGTGAATCGAGCCCGGACATGAAAATCGTCATCACACAGAACAGGGCATAAACGAGTGTGATGTAGCGGTGTTTGCGCGCATAACGGAACGTTTCTTTCCAGTCGGCGACGATCATGCTGAAACTGAGCCGCTCGGCACCGGAAATCATTGCTTGTTTTTCGATATCCGGCAGGGAAAACAGAATCAGTGCCGACAGACCAAGTACACCGGCATTCAGATAGATGGCGAACGTCGGGGAGCCGACGAGGAACAAGAGACCGGCAATCGTCGGTCCAAGAATGAAGCCGCAGGATTGGATGAAATTTTTTAAGGCATTAAACCGTTGACGGTTGGTTTTCGAGACGAGTTTCGTCATGTAGATCAGAGAAGCCGATTCAAACAACGAGCTGCCGATATTGATGAAGAAAACCAGTGTATACAAGACGAATAACGAGTCGATCCACGGTAAGACGGCAATCAAGATGGCCCGGGACACATCAAGCAGCACCATCAGATTTCGTTTATCGACGCGATCGATGACCGTGCCGGACCAAAAACTTGATAACAGGGCGGCAATCGGGACAAGCATGTAGAGAATCGAGACAGCGAACGCTGAATTCGTCCGTTCGAGGACAATCAGGTTCAAGGCAATGAAATAGACCCATGCCCCGAGATTGGAGATGCCGACGCTTGATAACAACAAAGCAGGGTGTTTCCACGTTCCACGCATGCGCCATCACTCCTTCTGAATGTTTTTTGAATATATAGAAAATGATTACAGTTGATATTACGAGAAGCAAAGAAAGAAAGCAAGAAGAAAATGGAAAAAGCCATCCGGAAGATGGCTCGAGGTAAATCTGTTAAGTAAGAAAATAATCGAGTGTCGCAAACAAGCTTGTTAACAGAAAACAAATCAGCAACAGACCGGATAAGACGACCAAGTCGAGATGACGGCGGAGTCCGTTCACAAAAATAAAGAACAGGGTCCAGTATCCGACAAATACAGTAAGAATGACAGCGAGGACAGGGGCCGCAATCGGTAACGATCCTGCGATATCAGCGCGAAAGGATGGATTCGTGATGGCATAAAAGGAAAAAATGAACGTCGGAAGTGCACCGAGGTAAAGGAGCCATTTGGGGAATTTCATAGTCAGCATTACTCCTTTGTATAAGCATTCAGATTAGCTTTAGTATAAGAGAGTGGAATTGTAATTGAAACGTACAAAATTGTAAGGAAGTGTCATTTTTGATTTAACCTCGTATATAGTGAATGAAAAGCATGTCCTACTTAATCGAAAAGGAGCAATCTGATTATGAATTTAACGGTTAAACCCGTCTTAAGGGGAAAAGCGGTCCTTCTCCGACCGTTTACAGCGAATGATCTCCCTTTGATCGAACGGTGTCTGAAGGATCCGGAAGTCCTTAAACTGACAGGAAGTGAAGCGGATTTTGATCGGGAGACACTTAAAGCCTGGTACGGAACGAGGCACGATCAGTCGGACCGATTGGATTTAGCGGTCATCGACAGAGTATCTGATACGCTCGTCGGTGAAGTCGTCGTCAACGACTATAAGTTACACGACCACAGTATGAACTTCCGGATTCTGATTGGAAAAACCGGCAGAAACCGCGGTCTTGGAACGGAAGCAACCCGCATACTGATCGATTACCTGTTCCAACAGACATCGCTTGCCCGCTTGACGTTAAGCGTCTTTGACTTTAATCCTCGGGCACAGCACGTGTATGAAAAACTGGGGTTTCAAGTGATTGGTGTAGAACAGGATGATCTCAAAGTTGATGGACGATGTGTCGATTCCATCCTGATGGCCTTGACCCGGGAACATTATTTAAAAAAGTGAATGAACAACAGCCCGGTCTTCCTCTTGAACAAGCGGAGAAGCCGGGCTGTTATTTGATTCGTTTTATTTTTGTTCGGACTTTCGTGCTTCTTCTTCCTCGACCCAGTTAAAACTCAAATCAACCCGTCTGCCAATAAACGAACGCAAGAAGAGCAGGAAGCACAGTAGTGGAAAAATCCACCATGCGGAATCGATCGTCCCGAAAAAGCGAACGATATACAACCACATGAACAGGCTGCTGACAAAAAGAATTGTTTCCGAAGTCGTGATGAATTCCCGTTTCGGTTCATACATAAGTAAAACCTCCGATGATATGTCATTAAGTAGTTGTTTCCGTTGAAGTGTGCGATACGGCAACGTCCGGCTGATCGAGCTGATTGAACAGGATCGCCCGATTTCTTCCTTGCTGTTTCGCCGTATATAAGGCTTCGTCCGCTAGTCCGTTCATGTGCTGGATGTGAATCTGTTTTCCGTGAGCAATTCCGATGGAAGCTGTGACCGTGATGGCAGGAAATCCGTCCAGTTGGAACCGTTCATTCGCAATTCGTTCCCGAATCCGGTTCGCGACTTTGATGACTTTGGACGGAGTCAGGTCATAGACCAGAAGCATGAATTCCTCTCCGCCGATCCGTGCCGTGATATCGTGGGGACGCGTTTCCTCCATTAGGATATTCGCGAACTGTTGCAACACGAGATCCCCGTTTCCATGACCGTATGTATCGTTGACATGTTTAAAGTGGTCGATGTCGAGGGCAAGCACGTTATAAATGCGACCTTCCTGTTCCAGTCCTGCTGTCCTGCTGT
This region includes:
- a CDS encoding DinB family protein, producing the protein MTGIDCLLYLHHELDRYTETELHYISQPGVWSLSQMYDHILLVAHEYMDEVEICASLTTDTADGKTPFGEELFRQNAFPSVKIRLPDEMNAPPDNTDSRNRLKERLLELIERMEDWSKRLDHIEPQRKTRHGGFGSLNAQEWYQLIEMHTRHHFRQKKELEQILLS
- a CDS encoding MFS transporter — protein: MRGTWKHPALLLSSVGISNLGAWVYFIALNLIVLERTNSAFAVSILYMLVPIAALLSSFWSGTVIDRVDKRNLMVLLDVSRAILIAVLPWIDSLFVLYTLVFFINIGSSLFESASLIYMTKLVSKTNRQRFNALKNFIQSCGFILGPTIAGLLFLVGSPTFAIYLNAGVLGLSALILFSLPDIEKQAMISGAERLSFSMIVADWKETFRYARKHRYITLVYALFCVMTIFMSGLDSLEATFATQVLDFSESTYGFLVSIAGLGIIAGSTINAMCTKWLSLRFLIGFGAITTPVGYLIFATATDFSFAAIGFFLLTFALSFANTGFLSFYQNNVPVSIMGRFSGVINVAESILIIGLTLSIGLLAETFSIRSTYIVCSLGFLLISLVSLPIVFKRTKQALYAMTVDDEIKAS
- a CDS encoding GNAT family N-acetyltransferase — protein: MNLTVKPVLRGKAVLLRPFTANDLPLIERCLKDPEVLKLTGSEADFDRETLKAWYGTRHDQSDRLDLAVIDRVSDTLVGEVVVNDYKLHDHSMNFRILIGKTGRNRGLGTEATRILIDYLFQQTSLARLTLSVFDFNPRAQHVYEKLGFQVIGVEQDDLKVDGRCVDSILMALTREHYLKK